A part of Cyanobacteria bacterium GSL.Bin1 genomic DNA contains:
- a CDS encoding 1-acylglycerol-3-phosphate O-acyltransferase has protein sequence MTPSTRQREPVTSLILYHLFKWSVVSPMFNFYFRGKLYGRENVPQKGALVVVSNHASLFDPPLLSCCVGRPVAYMAKEELFEIPVLKQAISLYGAYPVKRVQADRSAIRAALKTLEQGWAAGIFLQGTRTPDGRITQPKLGAAMIAAKAQAPILPVSLWGTEKIPQSGTPFPLITARIAEPLPPPASSKRQVLESVTQKCADIINTMHAQGR, from the coding sequence ATGACTCCTTCCACTCGACAACGAGAACCCGTTACCAGCTTAATCCTCTACCATCTCTTCAAATGGTCGGTAGTGAGTCCTATGTTTAACTTCTACTTTCGAGGTAAACTCTACGGTCGAGAGAATGTCCCTCAAAAGGGAGCATTAGTGGTTGTCAGTAATCACGCTAGCTTATTCGATCCGCCGCTGCTTTCTTGTTGCGTTGGACGCCCTGTGGCGTATATGGCAAAGGAAGAGTTATTTGAAATTCCGGTTTTGAAACAAGCCATTTCTCTCTATGGGGCTTATCCGGTGAAGCGAGTGCAGGCAGATCGCAGTGCGATTCGGGCAGCGCTCAAGACTTTAGAACAAGGATGGGCTGCAGGTATTTTTCTCCAAGGCACTCGGACTCCTGATGGACGGATTACTCAACCCAAACTGGGGGCAGCAATGATTGCTGCCAAGGCACAAGCGCCTATTCTACCAGTTAGTCTCTGGGGAACGGAAAAAATTCCACAATCTGGCACTCCCTTTCCACTGATTACAGCTCGCATTGCTGAACCTTTGCCTCCCCCGGCTTCAAGTAAGCGTCAAGTTTTAGAAAGCGTCACACAAAAATGTGCTGATATCATCAATACCATGCATGCGCAAGGGCGTTAA
- a CDS encoding TIGR01777 family protein translates to MKIAITGGTGFVGTRLVQKLADAGHSIVVFTRNKERGEQVFPKKFFPKVEIFSYDPMQPGSWQDKIASSEAVVNLAGAGIADQPWTPERKQEILDSRIKTTKYLVEAIQQAETQPQVLVNASAVGYYGISETVTFDENSSSGDDFLASVCQKWEATAKEVENTGTRLVILRFGIVLGEGGALGKMLTPFRLFAGGPIGTGKQWFSWIHIDDLVNLIETAIHTPEYQGTYNATAPNPVRMSELCEKLGEVMNRPSWLPVPEFALKLLLGEAAQAVLEGQKVLPKRTQEQGFTYQYPTVKPALADIVQQ, encoded by the coding sequence ATGAAAATTGCAATTACCGGTGGCACTGGCTTTGTCGGGACACGGCTGGTGCAAAAATTAGCAGATGCTGGACATAGCATCGTCGTATTTACGCGCAATAAAGAACGAGGAGAACAGGTTTTTCCGAAAAAATTCTTTCCGAAAGTGGAAATTTTTAGCTATGATCCCATGCAACCGGGCTCATGGCAAGATAAAATTGCGTCTTCTGAAGCAGTGGTGAATCTGGCGGGTGCCGGCATTGCCGATCAACCGTGGACACCGGAACGGAAACAGGAAATTCTTGATTCGCGGATTAAAACTACCAAATACCTTGTCGAAGCCATTCAGCAAGCGGAAACCCAACCGCAAGTTCTCGTTAATGCCTCTGCTGTAGGATATTATGGCATCAGTGAAACTGTAACCTTTGATGAAAACAGCAGTTCTGGGGATGATTTCCTCGCTTCAGTGTGCCAAAAATGGGAAGCAACGGCGAAGGAAGTGGAAAATACAGGAACCCGTTTAGTCATCCTTCGGTTTGGCATTGTTCTAGGTGAAGGGGGTGCATTAGGAAAAATGTTAACCCCATTTCGTCTCTTTGCGGGGGGTCCTATAGGAACTGGCAAACAGTGGTTTTCCTGGATTCATATTGATGATTTAGTCAACTTGATTGAAACGGCAATTCATACCCCTGAGTATCAAGGCACCTATAACGCCACTGCCCCCAATCCAGTGCGGATGTCAGAATTATGTGAGAAGTTGGGAGAGGTGATGAATCGTCCCTCTTGGTTGCCGGTTCCCGAATTTGCTTTGAAACTCTTGTTAGGAGAAGCAGCCCAAGCGGTTCTCGAAGGGCAAAAAGTCCTTCCTAAACGGACTCAAGAACAAGGATTTACTTATCAATATCCGACGGTCAAACCCGCGCTTGCTGATATTGTTCAACAGTGA
- a CDS encoding DUF29 family protein — protein sequence MTSTQHKQLYDQDFALWIKETVDQLKARETQHLDWEHLIEEIEELGKPQRKAVRSYLVEHLLKRCYVVSPECYRAWEIEIRNFRRELKYELKESPSLKQFILDIFSDSYKDARQAIQEDYPHVTFPEVSPFPTAVETLLTARFWEQ from the coding sequence ATGACATCAACGCAACACAAACAACTTTACGACCAAGATTTTGCGCTTTGGATTAAGGAGACAGTTGATCAGCTAAAAGCTAGAGAAACACAGCATCTAGACTGGGAACATTTGATTGAGGAAATCGAGGAGTTGGGAAAACCTCAACGTAAGGCGGTACGCAGTTATTTAGTGGAACATCTTTTAAAACGCTGTTACGTCGTTAGTCCTGAATGTTATCGCGCTTGGGAAATTGAAATCCGAAATTTTCGCCGGGAATTAAAATATGAGCTCAAAGAATCTCCGAGTCTGAAACAATTTATTTTAGATATTTTTAGCGATTCTTATAAAGATGCAAGACAAGCAATACAAGAAGATTATCCTCATGTGACGTTTCCAGAAGTCTCTCCTTTTCCCACAGCGGTAGAGACATTATTAACGGCAAGATTTTGGGAACAATAA
- a CDS encoding valine--tRNA ligase — MTETTLPSQYDPSTTEAKWQQFWADQGVFKAHPEKGGKPFCIVIPPPNVTGSLHMGHAFNTALIDVLVRYHRMRGDNTLCLPGTDHASIAVQAIIDKQLKEEGLTRFDIGREKFLERAWQWRQESGGSIVNQLERLGLSADWSRERFTMDDGLSAAVRTAFVKLYEEGLIYRGKYMVNWCPASRSAISDLEVENKEVQGYLWQFRYPLRDGSGAIEVATTRPETMLGDTAVAVNPNDERYQHLIGKTVTLPLLGREIPIIADEYVDSSFGTGCVKITPAHDPNDFAMGERHNLPFITVMNEDGTINENGGEFVGQDRFEARKNVVKRLEEEGCLVKVEDYVSTLPYSDRGKVPIEPLISTQWFVKIEPLAKKALACLDQDNSPYFVPQRWKKVYRDWLVKLKDWCISRQLWWGHQIPAWYVISETEGQITDETPFIVAHSEAEAKARAIAQYGNNIELQQDADALDTWFSSGLWPFSTLGWPEETEDFKTYFPNTTLVTGFDIIFFWVARMTMMSGHFTGKMPFRDVYIHGLVRDENGKKMSKSAGNGIDPLFLIRKYGADALRYTLIREVTGAGQDISLQYNRETDESSSVEASRNFANKLWNASRFVFMNLDGKTPEQLGSPDLEKLEDSDRWMLSRFNQITKATRQDIESYGLGEAAQGLYDFIWGDFCDWYIELTKSRLNDKNNPESRLVAQQTLGYVLEGILKLLHPFMPHVTEEIWHTLTERSDPTLALQPYPAVDELVQGRTSQTTATGESKTLWEQIQTQIEIFPKQLTPSLLTRVGIAVLGVFIFTLVFAFILTLEQFPLIPSFLKLVGVGYTGWFIYRYLLTQQKRETFQKVFQEKKEALLGDTLGHGGAIAAQNTLINPQLEQKFELTFATIRTIRNLRAEAGIKPGMKVNVIVQSESEKERDILSNAEKYIRDLAKVEELIVTSALTEDQQQVMAGVVGTIQVLIPLAGVVDVEVLRSKLEKNLSKVEGEVKSLQGRLNNENFVNKAPDEVVQGAKDALAEAEKQQSILKERLARLG; from the coding sequence ATGACTGAGACGACATTGCCAAGTCAATATGATCCTTCAACAACGGAAGCAAAATGGCAACAGTTTTGGGCGGATCAAGGCGTATTTAAAGCCCATCCCGAAAAGGGCGGCAAACCCTTTTGTATTGTTATTCCACCCCCCAATGTCACGGGAAGCCTCCACATGGGACATGCGTTTAATACCGCATTGATTGATGTGTTGGTGCGATACCATCGGATGCGAGGTGATAATACCCTCTGTCTTCCTGGAACCGATCATGCCAGTATTGCCGTCCAAGCGATTATCGACAAGCAACTGAAAGAAGAAGGGTTAACCCGCTTCGATATTGGACGAGAGAAGTTTTTAGAACGGGCTTGGCAGTGGCGACAGGAGTCTGGTGGTAGCATTGTCAATCAGTTGGAACGCTTAGGCTTATCTGCGGATTGGTCGCGAGAACGCTTCACTATGGATGATGGGCTATCGGCAGCAGTGCGCACGGCGTTCGTCAAGTTGTACGAAGAAGGGCTGATTTATCGTGGGAAATACATGGTGAATTGGTGTCCCGCCTCTCGTTCTGCAATTTCCGACCTGGAAGTGGAAAACAAAGAAGTACAGGGGTATCTCTGGCAGTTTCGTTATCCCTTGCGTGATGGCAGTGGGGCAATTGAAGTCGCAACCACGCGTCCGGAAACCATGTTAGGAGATACAGCAGTGGCGGTGAATCCTAATGATGAACGCTATCAGCACCTAATTGGGAAAACCGTGACGTTACCCTTGCTGGGACGGGAAATCCCGATTATTGCCGATGAGTATGTAGATTCCTCCTTTGGTACCGGCTGTGTGAAAATTACTCCCGCCCACGATCCCAATGACTTTGCCATGGGAGAACGTCACAATCTCCCCTTTATCACGGTGATGAATGAAGATGGAACGATTAATGAAAATGGCGGTGAGTTTGTCGGGCAAGATCGCTTTGAAGCGCGGAAAAATGTCGTGAAGCGGTTAGAAGAAGAGGGCTGTTTGGTGAAAGTGGAAGATTATGTTTCGACCCTCCCTTACAGCGATCGCGGTAAAGTTCCCATTGAACCCTTAATCTCTACGCAATGGTTTGTCAAAATTGAACCGCTGGCGAAAAAGGCACTCGCGTGTCTTGATCAAGACAATTCCCCTTATTTTGTGCCTCAACGCTGGAAGAAAGTCTATCGCGACTGGTTGGTGAAATTAAAAGACTGGTGCATTTCCCGACAACTGTGGTGGGGACACCAAATTCCCGCTTGGTATGTGATTAGCGAAACCGAGGGACAGATTACCGATGAAACGCCGTTTATTGTTGCCCATAGTGAAGCAGAAGCCAAAGCACGCGCGATCGCGCAATATGGCAACAACATTGAGTTACAACAAGATGCAGATGCCCTTGATACCTGGTTTTCTTCTGGGTTATGGCCCTTTTCCACGTTAGGATGGCCAGAAGAAACGGAAGATTTCAAAACCTATTTCCCCAACACGACTCTCGTTACCGGCTTTGATATTATCTTCTTCTGGGTGGCAAGAATGACGATGATGTCGGGACATTTCACTGGCAAAATGCCGTTTCGGGATGTCTATATTCATGGCTTAGTACGGGATGAAAATGGCAAGAAAATGTCAAAATCGGCAGGGAATGGCATTGATCCCCTGTTTCTGATTCGCAAATACGGCGCGGACGCCCTCCGTTATACGCTGATCCGAGAAGTCACCGGCGCCGGACAAGACATTAGTCTCCAATACAACCGGGAAACCGATGAATCGAGTTCGGTGGAAGCCTCCCGTAACTTTGCCAATAAACTCTGGAACGCCTCGCGATTTGTTTTTATGAATCTGGATGGGAAAACCCCGGAACAGTTGGGAAGCCCGGATCTAGAGAAATTAGAAGACAGCGATCGCTGGATGCTGTCTCGGTTTAACCAAATTACGAAAGCCACCCGCCAGGACATCGAAAGTTATGGCTTAGGAGAAGCGGCGCAAGGCTTGTATGACTTTATTTGGGGGGATTTTTGCGACTGGTATATCGAACTGACAAAATCACGCCTGAACGATAAAAATAATCCAGAATCGCGCCTCGTTGCCCAACAAACCCTGGGTTATGTCCTGGAAGGAATCTTAAAACTCTTGCATCCTTTTATGCCTCATGTCACAGAAGAAATCTGGCATACACTTACGGAACGGTCTGACCCAACCTTAGCCTTACAACCTTATCCAGCAGTGGATGAGTTAGTTCAAGGTCGCACCTCACAAACCACAGCGACAGGAGAAAGCAAAACGCTTTGGGAACAGATCCAAACCCAAATTGAAATCTTCCCCAAACAGTTGACGCCATCTCTCTTAACTCGAGTCGGGATTGCGGTTCTCGGGGTATTTATCTTCACCCTGGTGTTTGCTTTTATTCTGACCTTAGAACAGTTCCCGCTCATTCCCAGCTTCTTGAAATTGGTGGGCGTGGGTTACACCGGATGGTTTATCTATCGCTATCTGCTAACCCAACAGAAACGAGAAACTTTCCAAAAAGTGTTTCAGGAAAAAAAAGAAGCACTTCTGGGTGACACCTTGGGTCATGGCGGCGCGATCGCAGCCCAGAATACCCTGATTAATCCCCAATTGGAACAAAAATTTGAACTAACCTTTGCCACAATTCGCACGATTCGCAATTTACGGGCGGAAGCCGGAATTAAACCGGGGATGAAAGTGAATGTCATTGTGCAAAGTGAGAGTGAAAAAGAACGAGATATTCTGAGTAATGCTGAAAAATATATCCGTGATTTAGCCAAGGTGGAGGAATTAATCGTTACTTCGGCGTTAACTGAAGATCAACAGCAGGTGATGGCAGGAGTTGTAGGAACAATCCAAGTTTTAATTCCCTTAGCCGGTGTCGTGGATGTAGAAGTTTTGCGGAGTAAGTTAGAGAAAAATCTCAGCAAAGTAGAAGGAGAAGTCAAATCCTTGCAAGGTCGCTTGAATAACGAGAACTTTGTCAACAAAGCCCCCGATGAAGTCGTACAAGGGGCAAAAGACGCCTTAGCGGAAGCGGAAAAACAACAGTCCATCTTAAAGGAAAGACTCGCGCGACTCGGTTAA